From the genome of Francisella tularensis subsp. tularensis:
ATGGCTTCTCTATAGACAACAATGGTATTGTAAGTGGTAATTACATTACATTATCTTATGTCCTAATTTCTATTTCAGAATTATTTGTAAGTGCTATTGGACTTAGTATGATCGGCATATACTGTGATAGTAAAACTATTGGTTTTGCAATGGGAGCATGGTATATATCCTCTTCTATGGCAAATTCTATAACAGGTCTATTAAATCAAGTGGTTGCTCTTCCTAAAGATGGAGTTAGTGCTTTAGAAAGCGCTAATATGTATAAAACTTATTTCTTTGATACTAGTTTAAGTGTTATGTTAATTGGAATTTTAGTACTAATTTTAGCATACTTCTTAATAAAATTTATGAAAATAAGAAATATAGATTTTGTATAAAATTATAAACTAGGAGCATTAAAGTTTCTTTTGGCAGCTTCTTGATCTAGTAGATATAAACCACTATCTTTGACAAGTTTGATTTTATTAATCATATCGCCAACAGTCGCTTCTTCTTCTACTTGTTCATCGATAAACCATTGAAGAAAACTCTTAGTAGAGTGCTCTTTTTCTTCTAAAGCTATATTCATTAGATCATAAATCTGGTAGAGACTTCTTGTTCGTGTACAAGAGTTGCTTGAAAAACTTCAAGTAATGAATTAAAGTTATTTTGCGGTGCTGCAACAGATTTGACTTCAATACGACCATTTTTGTCACTGATAAATTTCATTATCTTTTTCGCATGAAAAAGTTCTTCTTCGTATTGTGCCATAAACCAATTAGTAAAGCCGCCAAGACCAAGATCTGCAGTGTAACCAGCCATAGCTAAATAAATATTTGCTGATTCTAGTTCGTAGTTAAACTGGTCATTTAAAGCATCTAATAATCTTTTTGATATCATTGTATTTCTTCCTTATTTTTAGGTTTTATTAAAGTCTAAAGGTTTTTGAAAGTATCTGCAAATTTATAATATTAAAAAAATTGTTTAATAATAAATTAGATGACAACTTATGAATATAGATAATCTTAAACTAATTATTTATAAATAGGCGTTTATCTTTTATAATATAGAGAAATTATAGCTTAAGTTAATATGCTAAAAATATTATGAAAGAAATATCTGGCATAAAAGTTAAAGTTGAAAGTGGCTCTAAGTACACTACCGATCATGGTTTTCATGCTGTCAAAGATGGTATTAGAAATAAGAAAGAAAATGCTGTGCATGTACGTAAACCAGATTGGTTGAAAGTGCAAAAACAAGATTCTAAAGAATACCTAAAAGTTAAATCCATTACAAAAAAACATAAACTTTCAACAGTTTGTGAAGAAGCAAGGTGCCCTAATATTAATGAGTGCTGGTCTCATGGTACAGCAACAATTATGTTAATGGGGAGTGTATGTACTAGAGCTTGTAAATTTTGTTCTGTAGATACAGGTAATCCAAAAGGTTGGTTAGATAAAGATGAACCTATGAATGCTGCTGAAAGTGTAAAGCTCATGGGACTTGAATATGTTGTATTGACATCTGTAGATCGTGATGATTTAGAAGATGGTGGTGCTGGACACTATGCAGCGACTATTACAGCTATCAAAAATCTTGATGAGAATATTAAAGTAGAAGCATTGACTCCGGATTTTGCTGGTATTAACGAAAATATTGATAAAATCATAAATACAAAAGTAGATGTAATTGCACAAAATATCGAGACTGTAGAGCGCTTGACTCATCCAGTACGTGATCCACGTGCAGGGTACTGGCAAACATTAAATTTCTTAAAATATGTTAAACAAAAATCACCAAATGTGCTTACTAAAACTAGTATTATGGTAGGTTTAGGTGAGACTGATGAAGAAATTTACAAAACTATGGATGATGCGCGAAGTGTTGGAGTTGATATAATAACGCTTGGGCAATATATGCAACCAACAAAGCATCATTTGAGTGTTGAGAGGTTTGTGACACCACAACAATTCGAAGAGTATCGCAAAGTGGGTCTCGAAAAAGGCTTCTTAGAAGTGGCATCAGGGCCTATGGTAAGATCAAGCTATAGAGCTGATAGAGTTTTCAAAAGGAATAATTTAGATTTGTAAAATCAAAAAATATGTAAAGGTGAATAAAAATGGCAAAAGTAGCGGTAGTATTATCTGGATGTGGTTATCTCGATGGTTCAGAAATACACGAAACTGTATTGACAATATTAGCATTAGAGAAACAAGGAGTAGAGTGGCAAGGTGTTGCGCTAAATAGAGATCAAAAGCAGGTGATTAATCATTTGCACCAATCTGTAGATAGCAAAGCATCACCGCGTAATATTCTTGAAGAATCAGCACGCATTACTAGAGGTAATGTCATTGATATAGCTGATGCAGATAGTGATGATTATGATGCGATAATCTTTCCAGGTGGTTTTGGAGCAGCTAAAAATATTATGGATTTTGCTTTTGTTGGCAATGATAGTTATCAAATGGATGAAGAAGTTCTAAAATTTGCTCGAGCTTTTTATTTAGCTGATAAACCCGCTGGTTATATATGTATAGCACCGTTGATGATACCGTTGGTATATCCAGAGGGCACAAAAGCTACTGTTGGTACAGATGAAAATACCACAGCTATATTAGCAAAAAAAGGTGCTGAAGCTATAATTATGGATGCTACAGATATTTGTGTTGATGAGAGTGTCAAAATCGTATCAACACCAGCATATATGTGTGCAAGAAATATCTTAGAGGCAGCTCAAGGGATTGAAAAATTAGTAGAAAAAGTAGTTAGTTATATTTAGACAAAAGGTGTAAAAATGGCAGGTCATAGTAAATGGGCTAATATTAAGCATAAAAAAGCAAAAGAAGATGCAAAACGTGGCAAAATCTTCACAAAGCTAATTAGAGAAATAACTGTTGCTGCAAGATTAGGCGGTGGTGATAAAGATGCTAACCCGCGCTTAAGAGCTGCAATTGCAACTGCACTAGCAAACAATATGAGTAAAGATACTATCGAAAGAGCCGTAGTAAAAGGTGCTGGTGGTGATGAAAGTGCAAATGTAGAAGAAGTTCGCTACGAAGGTTATGGTCCTGGTGGTGTAGCAATTATTGTTGACTGTATGACGGATAATCGTAATCGTACTGTTGGTGAAGTTCGTCATACATTCACAAAAAGTGGTGGTAATCTTGGTACAGATGGTTCGGTTGCATATATGTTCACTAAAAGAGGAATTATCTCATTTGCACCAGGTGTAGATGAGGATGCATTGATGGAAGTTGCTTTAGAAGCTGGTGCAGAAGATATAATCACTCATGAAGATGGCAGTATAGATGTATACACAGATCCGCATGATTTTTCTGATATACAAGAGGTCTTAATCGAAAAAGGCTTTAATTCTGAAAATGCAGAAGTTACTTTTGATGCTGAGACAAAAGCAGAATTAGATACAGAAACTGCAGAGAAAGT
Proteins encoded in this window:
- the lipA gene encoding lipoyl synthase, yielding MKEISGIKVKVESGSKYTTDHGFHAVKDGIRNKKENAVHVRKPDWLKVQKQDSKEYLKVKSITKKHKLSTVCEEARCPNINECWSHGTATIMLMGSVCTRACKFCSVDTGNPKGWLDKDEPMNAAESVKLMGLEYVVLTSVDRDDLEDGGAGHYAATITAIKNLDENIKVEALTPDFAGINENIDKIINTKVDVIAQNIETVERLTHPVRDPRAGYWQTLNFLKYVKQKSPNVLTKTSIMVGLGETDEEIYKTMDDARSVGVDIITLGQYMQPTKHHLSVERFVTPQQFEEYRKVGLEKGFLEVASGPMVRSSYRADRVFKRNNLDL
- the elbB gene encoding isoprenoid biosynthesis glyoxalase ElbB is translated as MAKVAVVLSGCGYLDGSEIHETVLTILALEKQGVEWQGVALNRDQKQVINHLHQSVDSKASPRNILEESARITRGNVIDIADADSDDYDAIIFPGGFGAAKNIMDFAFVGNDSYQMDEEVLKFARAFYLADKPAGYICIAPLMIPLVYPEGTKATVGTDENTTAILAKKGAEAIIMDATDICVDESVKIVSTPAYMCARNILEAAQGIEKLVEKVVSYI
- a CDS encoding YebC/PmpR family DNA-binding transcriptional regulator, which encodes MAGHSKWANIKHKKAKEDAKRGKIFTKLIREITVAARLGGGDKDANPRLRAAIATALANNMSKDTIERAVVKGAGGDESANVEEVRYEGYGPGGVAIIVDCMTDNRNRTVGEVRHTFTKSGGNLGTDGSVAYMFTKRGIISFAPGVDEDALMEVALEAGAEDIITHEDGSIDVYTDPHDFSDIQEVLIEKGFNSENAEVTFDAETKAELDTETAEKVMALIDKLEDLDDVQSVYSNANFTQELIEQIG